Within Ovis aries strain OAR_USU_Benz2616 breed Rambouillet chromosome 3, ARS-UI_Ramb_v3.0, whole genome shotgun sequence, the genomic segment TAGATGACATGTGTGCTCCTGCCTGAGCTGTAGCTCGACCCGCATCAGCCTGGGAGGAAGGGCCAGCTCCAGGTGGCCTGGAGGGAGGAACGCCCAGGCCAGAGAGCCCCGGCAGGCTCCTGGAGGGCTCTGGGCTGCAGTTTCTCCATCTCTCACGGATCACCTGTGAGAGGTCCTGCTTGGAGGTCAAGACTCAGCTCTTAAACCCGTAACTCGCGACGTCTTCTCTGACCTCACTGCCCACCATCCCCACTGGGTATCCTGCACCAGACTGGAGCTCCCCAGAGGCTGTGTGCGCCGCCCAGGAGCTTAAAACGGCCAGACCCCCACTGACCTCCTGCCTGACACCCgggatggggcggggggagggcgaGGCCTGGGCATCGCTCTGCCACCCAGCCAAGGAGGATGTTGCCTGAGTGGTCCATGGCCAGTAAAGACACAGCACCCCCTAAGCAACCTGAGGGAGCTCTTCACTGGGGCTCGCTCTAGGGTGGTAAGGAGGGGTAGGCTGTTGACACACCACTGCGGCAACGAGAGGACCACCCCAGGGGTAGTGCCCTCCACTCTGGGCCACTTCCCATGCAGGCCCAGGGGCTCCTGCCTCGGCCGCCAGCAGGGACTGTGGCCACATCTGGACTGTGTTCCACTCAGCCAGGTCCATAAATGGAATAATGAAAGGGCTGGTGGCGCCCAGGTTAGGTAAGGCGGGACGTGGGGCTAGGCAGGTGAACCAGGGCCCAACTCACCTGCCTAGAGCAgggccctcccaccctccccgAACTCCAGGAGTGGCTGCCCCTCCTGGGTACCACCCACCCAGCTGTGCGAGGTGGGCAGGCAGGCCCacagcagagggagggggctacGAGGCTGCCCCCCCGTGATGATACAGACTGGCCTGGGAGCTCTTGGGCAAGGCGGACCACCCCTTACAGACCTAGATgcggcaggggttgggggggcgCATCACCATGGCCCCGTAAGGCAGGACCCCAGGAACCAAGGCCTGAGAACAGCCcgctttaggggaaatgcttctCAGTGTTCACTGCTGCCACACTTTATTTGTGAAGCCCTGGGCACAgcccagacacacacagagcacatggGGAAAGCACGGAGTGCTGCAGGGCCCCTTCAGCCCGGCCCAGCCCCAACCTGGCCCCGGCGCCAGGCCCGCAGGCCCCAGCAGGCCCTGTCCCTGCCTGCGCTGCTGGAGAACAGGTGTGGGCCTGCCCAGACCCCCACCTCTCCGCCGGGGCTCCTAGGCCGCGCCCAGACACTTCAGCGGCCCGCACGCGGCGCAGAGCCAGCACTGCCCAGGCAAGTCCAGCTCCCAGACCCTCGTGCGTGCCCCCGGCTTCCCTTCCCGCCCACGCAGTGTGGCCGAACCCCCACACCCAGTCTTGCCCTCTGCCAGCCCCACCCCGTGGCCCCAGAGCGGTCCCGGCCCCGCAGGCTGAGGGGCCGCACAGAGCAGGGTGGATGGGAGGGCAGGgtggccagaggagccaggcCTGGCGACAGGAAGCAGAGCAGCCCTGAGCGAGCAGCCCCAGGCAGGACAGGACACACCTGGGCAGCAGCGCCCCAGGCCTGGTGCGGCCCGCACCGGGGGCAAGGAAGGCAGGCTGCGGGACAGCCGCTGGGGCCTGGCGCCTGCGCAGAGAGCAGAGCGTCCTCAGACGCGGCAGTTTTAATGGCACAGCAACCTGCAGCCCTGGCGCCTGGAGGCCATCAGCTCCGCTCCAGCGGGAACAGGGCGAGTCTGGCAAGGAGACATGAGAAACTCATACCCCGACCAGAAGCACACGCCTGCACGTATGCCACACCGACACACACACTCGGGAGACACGACACGCGAGACAAAGCCCGTCCCTGCCGCCGGCCACAGTCCTTCAGCTGAGTCCCTTCCCGAGTCATGGTCCAGGCGAGGGGCGGGCAAGGCCAGCTGGGCATCTAGACCTTGTACAGCGTCTGCAGGAGATTGTGACGGGCGAAGGAGCAGGATTCCAGGGCGCCGTTGGGCCTGCGGGGAGAGAAGGATCAGCGGGCAGGCCCCTTTGGACCCAGGAAGCTCTGGCTGCGCGGCGCCAGCTTCCCAGCTGTGACGCTACCCAGAACACACACCATACTCGGGTTTTCTAACTTTCACGATGACTCTGCAATGGGGACGTCAGCTCCTGCCTTTACAGGTAGGGGTAGGGGAGGCACCCGAGGCCACACAGCCCCGAGCTGGGAACCTGGCCTCCTCTCCGCCAGACAGGCTCTCCCGGGCTTCTCCAGTGGGCACAGGGCCAGGGAGCCTCCCTCAGCCACTGGTCCCTGTGAGCGACTGGACCATGGGAGTCCCAGCTGGGCCCCTGAGAGCCACAGGTAACCAGCGAGATCATTAGTTCTACTGCCGAGAAAGAAACTAGTGAGGTGCTCAGGGGGACAGGGAACCTGGGGAGCAGCCAGGACCGAAAGCCACGGACGCCTTGCCTGGTGCAGGCTGGGCCTGGACCCCAGAGCCCTGGGCTGGAGCTGAGGGAAGGGAGCACACATGACCCCCACAGTCACCTGTCAGGCCCGAGCCCCCCTCTTCTGATGTGGATACGTTGAGGCCTGCACTGGAGGGCAGGCAACAAGCCAGGAGGAGGCAGTCTGTCACTGACCAGCGGGCGAGGGTGTCTTCTAGGGGTTCGGGGTCCATGCCCAGCCCAAGGGCCAGAACAGAGGCAACAGTCCCAACCAAGGCCTGGAAGGACACGGGCAGCCGGGGGTGGCGGCTGGGGACACTCTGGACAGCCTGCGGCAGCGGCTCCTGCAGCGGGGACAGGTGCGGGGAGCGCACACCTTGGGCTGGTGGGGGGCCGGCTGTGGTCCGCATGAGACCACGCCTGGGGCTCGGAGTTGCCCTGGGCTTCGGCAGAGGAGCAGCTGCAGCGCAAGGGGAGGTCTGGGGTGAGGCAGGGGGTGGAGGGGCGGTGTGTGGTGGCAGGGGCAGGCAGACATAGCGAGGGCGTCAGGCCAGACCACGGAGGTAGCCGAGATGCCAAGCGGCAGGGGCCAAGGCACCAACTGGGTCCTGGGGGCTGGTGGGTGCTCCTCGCCCCACCCACGCAGGCCACCCCACATACTCCCTCACAAGCTCTAAGCGCCCGACTGATGCCGGGGGCCCACCGATGTCACGTGTCCCCTAAGGCGGGGGCCCCTCCTTTCTCCTTGGACCCTCCCACGTTCCCCCAAGGTCCTGGCTTCACCAGAAGTGTGGTGGTCAGAGCCTCGGAGACAGCCTCACCCATGCCTCAGTTTggcagatggggagactgaggcctggGGAAGCAGGGGCTCGGCTACGGGCCACACGGGGCCTCAGTGAGGGCAGGGACAGACCTCCCACCCCACCATACCCCTGCTGGGCCCTGAGGTCTGGAGGCTCCTTGTTCCTCGACTGTGACCAGCACCCTACCAGGCCCAGGACCTCCAGGACAAGGCCCCCTTGGCCTGGGCTGCTGAGGGAACAGACACAGGACTGCTCCCCGGATGCTGCCGGGCACGGAGCCTGGGTTGGCAGCAAGACGTGGGCAGAGCCCCTCTGACCCGGTGTTCACTGCCTTGTCTGCAAGACGGGGCCACTACCGTGTTCCCACTCTCAGGGAAGATACTGTGCCTGAGCCGTGTCCTCAGCTGGCCAGGTCTAGTGAGATTCAAACACAGATGCCGAGAGCCTGGGAGGCCTGCGTGGCCAGGCCGGGGACATGGACACTGGCCGCGTGGGCCGGCGGGGGCACACTCACTTGGTCATGAACGCCAGCAGCAGGGGGGCGAGGGCCTTGGGGAAGTAGTCCTGCTGCACCACGTGGGTCAGCGCCATCAGGGGGCCGTACAGGTTGGCGACGGCCTTGATCTTGTCTTCACTCTGCGAGACAGATGCACAGCAGAAGGCTGGGTGCGTGTCAAGGTCACCTGGGGCACGCCAGGTCTCCCCGACCCAGCCCCTGCTGAGAGAGCCCCACGGCCAAGGTCAAGCTGAATCCCACATCCCATCACAAAGGCCGAGCCTGCTTAAGCAGACCCAGGCCTGGGGACTGGCCGAGCGGCCCCAGCAGGACTCGAGGTGCTGGATGTTAGGCTGCAACCCCCCCGCCTGGGCCACGTTCCTTCTGGCGCACCTTGAGCAGCCCCATGTGGATGAGCAGCCGGGTGAGGAACGCATTGGAGTTGAAGGCAGACGAGCTGAAGGCCTTCTTCATCAAAGCATCTGCAAGGCAGAAGCAGTCGAAAGGACTCAGGTCATGTGGCCCCCGGGCACAGAGGCTGGCCCTGCCTCCTGTCACGTCAGGAGGTGGACGTGGGGTGGGCATGGCCGCAGCAGCCGGAGGGCGGGAACAGCCAGCACCAGGGGAAGGGCTcagccccctcccgcccccacaGGGACGcctgggcctggcctggcctcagGTGGAACGCGTGTGGGCAGAGATGAGGTGAGGCAGGTCACCCTGGGGCGGTTTCAGCTGGTCTCTGGAGGTGGGGGGTTGGGGAATGGATGGCGGAGCAGGAGGAGGTGTGGCCAAGGCCCTGCAGGGACCCCATGAGCCTCTGCTTCTGTGCTGGGAAACACAGAATTCTGGCAACTTGTCCCCACAAATGCCCCAggaggggcggggctgggccCTCAGGGAGCAGACACAAGAGACCCCTGCCtggcccctcccagcctcccctccacCAGCCCACCAAGCGTCACCCAGTTCTCCAATCGCTTCCAGcctgtcctcccctccctgcctggccCAACCTGGCAGCTCAAACACTGGCAAGGTGGAAGGTGAGAGGTGCTGTGAGGAAAGGAACTGAGAGGCTGGGGTGGCAAGCGAGGGTCTCAACAGAACCAGAGACCCTCGGAAGCCTGGGGAAGGCCTGGGGACCTGCGGGTGGAGGGGACGGTGTGTGCAGCAGCTCGGAGGCGGGCACAGGGTTCAGCTCTCATCACCCCTCCTTGGAGAGGTCTGACCTTCCTGCAGAGGGCGCCACCTGGCCCGAGTTCTCACCGTATAGAACTGTATGGCTTTGGGAAGGGCCTCAGGCTCCCCATCTGCAAAAAACAGAGAGGCGAGCACCCGGCCCGAACTACGGCGAGAACCCGACAGAGAACAGATGGGAGGGCAGCGCTCTGAGCCAAGCCTGGGGCAGCGAAGAGGCCGCAGCTGTCCGGGCCGCCCCCGCACGCACCTACTGCGTCCTGCACAGCCGTCCGCACCGAGGCTTCGTCCTTGAACACGGAGGACACTTTCAGGAAGGCGGAGACCACCTTCTCCGGGTCAGACGTGTCAGTCTGAGGACACAGGAGACAACGGCTGGTCACCAGGGACCTTGGCAGACGCGGGCACCTGCCTATGGCTAGAGGAGGCCTTGGCAGGACACGGGCCTTTGCTCGGCAGGGACGCGCTGTCCCCCCAGAGCCGGCAAGGGCCCGGCCACCACAGGTGTGCAGCACCCACGGAGAGTGTACACGCTAAAAACCACTGTCTCCAGGGACCCCCTCTTGCAGTCTAACCCAACGAAATAATCCAGCATGCAAACGATGTTCATACGAAAGGAAACCTGCCTCAGCTTAACCGACAACAGAGGAAAAGCAGAAATACTGGCAATCCACAGAAACTGTGGATGGTTTAAGTGCTACATCTGTTCACTGACATAAAGGGCGTGAGAAGAGTCGTACTGACACAGAAAACAATGAATGGTGTTCAGTGAGAGTCTGGCCGCATGAAGGTCTGCATCACATAAATCTCATTTACCATGGGGGAAAAACagattacaggaaaaaaaattacagaagaacATAAGAGGCAATAAAAAGCCAAAATATCCAGCCAACTCTGCGAGTGgccccttttatttcttctagacacacctcagagatactgtgggCTTGGTTCCAGACCACAGCAATAAAGCAGATACCGCAGTAAAGCCAGCCACGTGAACTTTGGGTCTCCCTGTGTGTTCATCTATGAAGTGTGCAGTAGCATCACGTCTAAAAAAGCACGTACATTAACTCAAAAACACGTTCTTACTAGAACATGCTGTTATCTGAGCCTTCAGAAAGTCATGATCTTTTGTCGGTGGAAGGTATGAAACACTGTGAGAAATACCAAAATGGGACAGAGACACCGAGCGAGCAAACGCGGCTGCAACCACAGCATCAACAGACTTGCTCACCACAGCTGCCACGGACTTCCATTTgtgtaaaaaaaacacaaacatgcagcctcagctttctcatctgtcaaatgacaGTAGAAGGGTCTACATTCCGAGGTGCCAAGAAGGTTGAATAAAATCATGTCAAGTGCTCAGAACGGGGGGGCAGACAGGCACTGTGCGCTGCTGAGCTCAGGGGGCTCGGTAATCATCTCAGCAAGAACGAGTCACACCCCAACAACGAACAAGTGAGTAGCCTGGGACCTGCTCGGGGGCCCGGGGCAGGAGAGCCGTTCTAGAAGCAGCTGGTCCTACCGGACGTGCAGAGGGAAGCCTAACCGTGTGCTCCCATGACAGTCCTGCGAAAATTCCCAAACCCCAGTTATCCCTGAGACGCCCCAGGCCTACCCTTCCTCGCGGCCCAAATTGTGTCCACAGCGTGCGCAGACCTGTGCCAGCGCTGGTCACGCTCATTACACGAGTGTGCATTAGATATGGCACTTggcagccccgcccccgcccaaaCCCCGAGCTGCGCCGGAACCTCTGCTCGGGCAGCTCTAGCAGCCGAGGCTCGAGCGGGCTGGCTTCAGTGGTGCTATTACCTGCTGGGCTATCAGCACGGAGCTCTTGGGCCCGAGGCGCAGCAGCTTCTCCGGGGAGGGGAAGGCCAGGAAGGTGGAGACGTCTGCGGGAGGCGGGGAGGACAGGACAGGAGCTGGTTCCTGGGGGGCAGGCAGCACAGGTGGCTCTGGAGAGGTCCACGTCCAGACTCTTCGCCCCGAAGGATGCCCCTCACTCGGGCCGCTCAAGGCTCAGAGTCCAGAATTTCCCCCAATTCCCCAAGGGTGAGGGGCCTGCAGAGGCTGCCCCTGGTCAGCTCTTCACACAGGAGCCTCTGGGGTGTGGGCAAGCACTTCCTTCAGACTCCAAGAGCCTGGTGCTGCCAAGGGGATCCTTGGGATGACATGAGATACTGCAGAAATGACTCCAGGGCTCAAGGGGCCCCGCCAGGAGCTACTGTCTTAGCTGGGATGACCATTGCCGGCGGGCACCAGAGGTGCCTGGCCATCACAATGGACGGTAGGCCACACTCAACATAGCACGGCCCTCTGTGCCCAGCCCAAAGTCCCCTAGAAGCTTTACCTGGGAAGCTGAGAGAACAGACATGCCTCCTGGCCGGGAAAGGGACACCAAGTATCCAAGCTGGGTCACAACCCGGCCACCATCTCCAGAATGGGGACCATCCCTAGTGGTCACCAAGATGGGGAGGAAAACGAATTTccatttttgcctgttttttacCTTACTCTTTTAGAAACACTTATATGCCTCCAGCACAACTGAAAACCCAGGTATGACTTTACAGTTGGCCTCTGTGTCTGAGGTTCTAcacccacagattcaaccaacggCAGATCACAGAGCCGTGCTGCAGTTCAGTTACTGCAGACATCCACACAGAAGTGGGCTCGTGCAGGGCACACCCATGCTGTTCAGCAGTCTACTGCACGCCACGCAGCAGCACCGTACGTGTGGATAACTTATAAATGAACAGACACGTCCGTACTGGGGTTAAGGACAGACAAATGCAGCTGCACTGGGGTGATTTCCTCTTTTCCACATGGAAGCGCACAGGCAGAACGAGTCTGCAGTCCTGTGACcaagacacccccacccccacctcccgggGGAGCGGTCTCAGGACCCCAGGGCCCGGGCGGGGCTCTGGCCTGCAGGACTCACCCCGCTGCTCGGGCCCTGGCCCTTCCTTGAAGGCGTGTTCGACTCCTCGCCCTGCTCTTCCTGCTGtggctcctcttcctcctcctcctcctcatcctcctcctcctcctcttctccttcctcctcctcctcctcctcctcgtcatCCTCATCCTCGTCGTCCTCACCCTCATCATCACTGCAAAGGGAGGTCTGGCTGAAGCAGACCCCTCCCTGCCCAGTGGCCCACGTTGGCCCCAAGAACCCACAGACCCCAGCCGGgcaggagctgggcagggagggccGGGGAGCAGCTGTCCCAGACTGGGGACCCGAGAGTCACCTGGAGGCCCATCCCACAGGGACACCTGCACTGCCTCTTGTCCTTGTCCCAAAGAACCCGCAGTCTCACGGGGGAGACGGAGGACAGGAAGCACTCTGTCACAGCTGGGGCCCAGGGCCAGGTGGGAACACTGCCCAGGCTGAGATGCCCAGGACGGTGCCACCCATGTCTTGCTGACCATGGAAACTATGGTCAAGGCGGAGCGAGGGGGCCGCCCTGCCTCTGATGAAGCCTGTTCCACTTCGCCCGGACTGGGGGGCCCCTCGTGGCCTAGGGCTTCTAGATCACTCGATTATCACTGTCTCATTCCTTGATCCCTCGCCCACGGCAGCAAGGCCTCAAGAGTCAGAAACCTTGACTGTCTCGCTGTCGATCCCCTAATGCCCAGCACGGTGCCCGGCACACCACAGGGACTCCCCCcatgttttctgaatgaataaagGGAGGAACGAAGAACCCAGGGCCCCAGACCCCCCACCTGAGGGACGCCAGCACCGCGGCCATGTTGAAGCCTTCCAGCACTTCCTGCAGCTGCTCACAGCCTTCTTCTCCCAGCATGTTGCCTGCTCGCGGGGAGGGGCCGGGGGTCAGCACGGGGTGGGGCCCACCGAGCAGGCTGGGGCCGAGGCCACCCCCCTCCTACCATTGAGGTCCAGTTTCTCCAGTTCCGTCTTGTCTGCCACGGCCTCAGCAacggacagagcagcctctctcttgatctcaccgaaTGACAAGTTCAGCTCCTAAAAGATAAGGGGAAGGGGTAGAGGCAGGCAGACACAGGAGCCAGGAGACAGGGGGACCAGGAGACACGGGGGTCAGGAGCCTCCACTTCCCCAGGTGAGGGTTTGAGGCAGACTCTGTCCGGCCAGATAGAACATCGCCACAACAAAAGGAATGCTATTCACCCCACGACTCCCACTAAACCGCAACAACCCGAGTCACTCTTCTCTTTGAAAAGTCAGAAACCCTACCTCGGAGGGGTGAAGAGACTTGCAGAGCCaccgggggaggaggagggggaagggccGGGCTATGAAGCCAGGCCCACCTGCCTTGACAGGCCTGAACCCTGCTCCCCGCACAGCTGTCACCCTgagcacaggggagcctggaccccggagggaggaggcagggggtcGGACAGCACCTTCAGCTTCGGCAGGCCCCCGCGGATGGCATCTGCGATGGCGACGGCGCCCTTGGAGCGCACCAGGCAGTCCCCGAAGTTGATCACCTCCACCTGCCGCAAGGCCCTCAGCgtctggaggaggaggtgggggcccAGGGTGAGGCCCTCGAGCCGGCGTCACACCCCATCGCAGCCTGTCGCTCTGCACCCAGTCCAGCTGCCTCATCAGCTCTTCCCGTGGCCCCCGGGAGGCCTCCCGGCCTCTGGCTAAGCCCCCTCCAGGGCTCCCTATCGCTCACGGGAAGTCTCAAGGAGTCAGCAAGGCCCCCTCCACCGCCAGCCCTCAGACACACCTTGACCCCCGGCCTGTCACACCAGGCCCAATGGAGCAAGGGTCACTCCCGTCTGGCCTGCCCACGGGCTGCTGACCCCTTTGCCCAAAacacccctcctgccctccctatCCATACAAAGTTCACTTGTCCTGGAGAACTTGGCCACAAGGTGGCCTCTTTCAGGAAGCCTGCCCTGCGTCTGGCTGGAACTCCCTGTGTGCTCCCCAACACTTGTGAGCGTCTTTAAGATCCCACAGcaggcctgccagactcctgtggGGTCGTGCAGGCCTCTGAGGTTGACGGGAGCAGCGGCGTTCCCACCCAGTGGCCCCGACGCCTAGCAGCCACTGCTCGCGGCTGAGtggctccttccttccctcctcgcCCTTGGGGCTCCTTGAAGGCAGAGTCTCGGACTCATCTCTGTGTGGCCTGCACTTGGCCTGCACTAGACAGGGGCTCAataaacagctgaggaaagaatagACAAGAAGCAGCCTCTATGTGGCCTCTGAGAACAAAATCAGCACCAACAGCTGCGGCCGCATGGAGGCCGCTCAGGATGGGGCAGCGCAGACACACAGAGCTGCCCCCAGAGCCCAGGCCCCCTGGTGACAGTTGCCCCGTCCAGGACATGCGCATGTGGCTGAAGCCACAGGATACACACGAGGTGGGTGGGCCGGGGGGAGAGCAGCCATCGGCCGACGGGTGCACAGAAAAGACAGCCACCAGTCCTGGTTCCCGTGGCCCACTTCGGCCCTGCTGCACCTCTCTCACCTTGGCCATGGCCACGGCGCCCTTCTCGGTGAAGGTGTTGTCGTTCAGGTTGATGACTCGCAGCAAGGGGTTGATGGCGAAGGCTTGGGCCAGGGCAGTGAC encodes:
- the RANGAP1 gene encoding ran GTPase-activating protein 1 isoform X1, which translates into the protein MASEDIAKLAETLAKTQVAGGQLSFKGKSLKLNTADDAKDVIKEIEDFDGLEALRLEGNTVGVEAARVIAKALEKKSELKRCHWSDMFTGRLRSEIPPALISLGEGLITAGAQLVELDLSDNAFGPDGVRGFEALLKSSACFTLHELKLNNCGMGIGGGKILAAALTECHRKSSAQGKPLALKVFVAGRNRLENDGATALAEAFGIIGTLEEVHMPQNGINHPGVTALAQAFAINPLLRVINLNDNTFTEKGAVAMAKTLRALRQVEVINFGDCLVRSKGAVAIADAIRGGLPKLKELNLSFGEIKREAALSVAEAVADKTELEKLDLNGNMLGEEGCEQLQEVLEGFNMAAVLASLSDDEGEDDEDEDDEEEEEEEEGEEEEEEDEEEEEEEEPQQEEQGEESNTPSRKGQGPSSGEPAPVLSSPPPADVSTFLAFPSPEKLLRLGPKSSVLIAQQTDTSDPEKVVSAFLKVSSVFKDEASVRTAVQDAVDALMKKAFSSSAFNSNAFLTRLLIHMGLLKSEDKIKAVANLYGPLMALTHVVQQDYFPKALAPLLLAFMTKPNGALESCSFARHNLLQTLYKV
- the RANGAP1 gene encoding ran GTPase-activating protein 1 isoform X2 translates to MASEDIAKLAETLAKTQVAGGQLSFKGKSLKLNTADDAKDVIKEIEDFDGLEALRLEGNTVGVEAARVIAKALEKKSELKRCHWSDMFTGRLRSEIPPALISLGEGLITAGAQLVELDLSDNAFGPDGVRGFEALLKSSACFTLHELKLNNCGMGIGGGKILAAALTECHRKSSAQGKPLALKVFVAGRNRLENDGATALAEAFGIIGTLEEVHMPQNGINHPGVTALAQAFAINPLLRVINLNDNTFTEKGAVAMAKELNLSFGEIKREAALSVAEAVADKTELEKLDLNGNMLGEEGCEQLQEVLEGFNMAAVLASLSDDEGEDDEDEDDEEEEEEEEGEEEEEEDEEEEEEEEPQQEEQGEESNTPSRKGQGPSSGEPAPVLSSPPPADVSTFLAFPSPEKLLRLGPKSSVLIAQQTDTSDPEKVVSAFLKVSSVFKDEASVRTAVQDAVDALMKKAFSSSAFNSNAFLTRLLIHMGLLKSEDKIKAVANLYGPLMALTHVVQQDYFPKALAPLLLAFMTKPNGALESCSFARHNLLQTLYKV